A section of the Methanosarcina mazei S-6 genome encodes:
- a CDS encoding YVTN family beta-propeller repeat protein, with protein MKEIICDKACQRILIKAFVIMALALIVKANITYAAPFAYVTSPGKNINIGTVFVIDTKTNNLTTMVEIEGYPGKVAATPDGTKIYVTDSSIGSTTVSVINTETNTRSATVDVGGSSCGVAINPTGTRAYVAIRDSNTVSVISTATNSVIDTLNVGTDPWAVAINPDGTKLYVTNRRSNTTSVINTATNNIIATVNVGNFPIGVAVTPDGTKVYVLNARSNNVSVIDTATNNVTTTISVGNRPGRVAVTPNGKRVYVTNWEDDSVSVIDTATNDVTTTISVGTHPNGVAVDPDGTKVYVANYDSNNLSVIDVATNNVIAIVNVGYHPSGVAFGHFIDSNTTGQSTGTNSSSTENSGVEETNLSSEEKNALKLSSSNNNNSESGNGSSSGENESSKNSSTPGFGLLGGLAGLYGGWKFRKK; from the coding sequence ATGAAAGAAATAATATGTGATAAAGCATGTCAGCGTATCCTTATAAAAGCTTTTGTAATAATGGCGCTTGCACTTATAGTAAAGGCGAATATCACATATGCAGCTCCATTTGCATATGTGACAAGTCCGGGGAAAAACATCAACATTGGCACTGTCTTTGTAATTGACACAAAAACTAATAATCTTACAACCATGGTGGAGATTGAAGGCTACCCTGGCAAAGTTGCAGCCACACCAGATGGAACGAAAATATATGTGACAGATTCAAGTATAGGTAGCACTACTGTCTCTGTAATTAACACAGAAACAAATACACGAAGTGCCACAGTGGATGTAGGAGGAAGTTCTTGTGGAGTTGCCATTAACCCGACAGGAACGAGGGCATATGTGGCGATCCGTGACAGTAACACTGTCTCAGTAATTAGTACAGCCACAAACAGTGTGATAGATACTTTAAATGTTGGAACTGATCCTTGGGCAGTGGCTATCAATCCAGATGGAACGAAACTATATGTCACGAACCGTCGCAGCAACACTACTTCTGTAATTAACACGGCTACAAACAATATTATAGCCACTGTAAATGTAGGAAATTTTCCGATTGGAGTTGCAGTCACTCCAGATGGAACAAAAGTTTATGTGTTGAACGCTCGCAGTAATAATGTCTCTGTAATTGACACAGCAACTAATAATGTTACAACTACAATTTCTGTGGGAAATCGTCCTGGTAGAGTTGCAGTCACTCCGAATGGAAAAAGGGTATACGTAACGAACTGGGAAGATGATTCGGTTTCCGTAATTGACACAGCAACTAATGATGTTACAACTACAATTTCTGTAGGAACTCATCCAAATGGAGTTGCAGTCGATCCAGATGGAACAAAAGTATATGTGGCGAATTATGACAGCAATAACCTCTCCGTAATTGACGTAGCCACAAATAATGTTATAGCCATTGTAAATGTAGGATATCATCCATCAGGAGTTGCTTTTGGCCATTTTATAGATTCTAATACGACTGGTCAAAGTACAGGGACAAACTCCAGTTCAACTGAAAATTCAGGAGTTGAAGAAACTAACTTATCATCTGAAGAAAAAAACGCTCTCAAACTCAGTAGTTCAAACAATAATAATTCTGAATCGGGTAACGGTAGTAGCTCAGGTGAAAATGAATCGAGCAAAAATAGTTCTACTCCAGGATTCGGGTTATTGGGAGGCTTGGCCGGCCTGTACGGTGGATGGAAGTTCAGAAAGAAGTAA